One segment of Nostoc piscinale CENA21 DNA contains the following:
- a CDS encoding amidohydrolase/deacetylase family metallohydrolase, which yields MENHLKYYDLVLLNGWVIDPSQSLNGRFDIAIRDGKIAAITKQLKTYKSQLTFAAGNYLICPGFIDLHVHVYEWTTTFGVPSDDVGINAGVTTIVDQGSSSPFTFTGFKSDIVEKSQTDVRSFLLVNHATSQRIGDTVSGLESPEKIDIETLIKVAQANPKIVRGFKVHADSGSISRWGMDVLKLAREVGDRTNLPLYVHTGELFPVDEANRPNPEKVVENALSYMKPGDILGHCYSCQPDGLMGKRTQVPEWLFAAIDRGILLDLGHGLKFSFDTAKRMMAQGVFPHTISSDAHGNFKKLHDDSTLNYSLCGGISKLMALGLNLTDAIAAVTINPARVLKADAEIGTLKVGSIADITILKLVEEDCLLFDAIEQPLKAKQRLIPVAVLRSGKLIQPNCRLLRDLVAITM from the coding sequence ATGGAAAATCACCTAAAATATTACGATTTAGTACTACTTAACGGCTGGGTAATTGACCCCAGTCAATCACTGAATGGTCGTTTTGATATTGCTATCCGTGATGGCAAAATTGCCGCAATTACCAAACAACTAAAAACTTATAAATCCCAGCTAACATTTGCAGCAGGTAATTATTTAATCTGTCCTGGGTTTATTGATTTACACGTTCATGTTTATGAATGGACAACAACATTTGGTGTGCCGTCCGATGATGTTGGGATTAATGCTGGTGTAACCACAATTGTTGACCAAGGTAGTAGTAGTCCGTTTACATTTACTGGCTTTAAATCAGATATTGTCGAGAAATCACAAACAGATGTCCGTAGTTTTCTGTTAGTTAATCATGCCACATCCCAAAGGATTGGTGATACAGTTTCTGGGTTAGAAAGTCCCGAAAAAATAGATATAGAAACCTTAATTAAAGTAGCGCAAGCCAATCCCAAAATTGTGCGCGGCTTTAAAGTCCACGCTGATTCTGGCTCAATATCACGCTGGGGAATGGACGTACTGAAATTAGCAAGAGAAGTAGGCGATCGCACTAATTTACCCTTATATGTTCACACTGGAGAATTGTTTCCGGTAGACGAAGCTAATCGCCCAAACCCCGAAAAGGTAGTAGAAAATGCACTGTCATACATGAAACCTGGAGACATTTTAGGTCACTGCTACAGTTGTCAACCAGATGGGTTAATGGGAAAGCGCACTCAAGTTCCAGAATGGTTGTTTGCAGCGATTGATCGGGGCATATTATTAGATTTAGGACATGGATTAAAATTCAGCTTTGATACTGCAAAGCGAATGATGGCACAAGGTGTATTTCCTCACACTATTAGCAGTGACGCTCACGGTAATTTCAAGAAACTGCATGATGATTCAACGCTGAATTATAGTTTGTGTGGTGGAATTTCTAAATTAATGGCATTGGGACTAAATTTAACAGATGCGATCGCTGCTGTCACCATCAACCCAGCCCGCGTTTTAAAAGCTGATGCAGAAATTGGCACTTTAAAAGTTGGTTCTATTGCAGATATCACAATTCTCAAGTTAGTTGAAGAGGATTGTTTACTTTTTGACGCTATAGAACAACCATTAAAAGCGAAACAAAGACTCATTCCTGTTGCAGTGCTGCGTTCCGGTAAGTTAATTCAACCTAATTGTCGCCTGTTACGAGATTTAGTAGCAATTACCATGTAA
- a CDS encoding cysteine desulfurase-like protein, with protein MEPLDLKWIRSQFPALTQKINNQPAIFFDGPGGTQVPGAVLDAMNDYLVRSNANAHGYFATSARTDATINSARAAIADFLGCDSDEVVFGANMTTLTFSLSRAIGRELQPGDEIIVTRLDHYANVSSWYALEEKGVIIRVVDINVDDCTLNMNELERLINPKTKLVAVSYASNAVGTINDITAIANLAHSVGAWVFVDAVHYAPHAPINVHSLDCDFLACSAYKFFGPHVGILYGKREHLERLQPYKVKPAPDEVPSRWETGTLNHEGLAGVVAAINYLTKLGCHVAPAIDNELVTALIAADKEGLQTFSCPRFLKSSEPASITSAYHSRRAALVAAMSAIQQYERELSHKLIAGLSEIPGLSCYGITDSTRLAWRTPTVGVRLANKTPETIAKALGDRGIFTWHGHFYALGLIERLGVENSGGLLRIGLAHYNTVEEIHQLLYLLQEIAELPDD; from the coding sequence ATGGAACCGCTTGACTTGAAATGGATACGTAGCCAGTTTCCAGCACTAACACAAAAAATCAATAATCAACCTGCTATTTTTTTCGATGGGCCGGGTGGGACTCAAGTACCAGGGGCGGTATTAGATGCGATGAATGACTATCTGGTGAGGTCAAATGCTAATGCTCATGGGTATTTTGCCACCAGTGCGCGTACAGATGCTACTATTAACTCTGCTCGTGCAGCGATCGCCGATTTTCTCGGATGTGATAGTGATGAGGTGGTATTTGGTGCAAATATGACCACTCTCACCTTTAGTTTGAGTCGGGCAATTGGTCGAGAATTGCAGCCAGGTGATGAAATTATTGTGACGCGGCTAGATCACTACGCCAACGTTTCTTCTTGGTATGCGTTGGAAGAAAAAGGTGTAATTATCCGCGTTGTCGATATTAATGTTGATGACTGCACCTTAAACATGAATGAACTAGAACGGTTGATTAACCCAAAAACAAAGTTAGTCGCCGTCAGTTATGCTTCTAACGCTGTGGGTACGATTAATGATATTACTGCGATCGCAAATTTAGCTCATAGTGTTGGTGCTTGGGTATTCGTCGATGCAGTTCACTATGCACCCCACGCCCCAATTAATGTACATAGTTTAGATTGCGACTTTTTAGCTTGTTCTGCTTATAAATTCTTTGGCCCCCACGTTGGCATTTTGTATGGTAAACGAGAACATCTAGAACGTTTGCAACCATATAAAGTTAAACCTGCACCCGATGAAGTTCCCTCACGTTGGGAAACAGGGACTTTGAATCATGAAGGTTTAGCTGGGGTAGTTGCAGCAATTAACTATTTAACTAAACTTGGTTGTCATGTTGCACCTGCAATTGATAATGAACTAGTTACAGCTTTAATTGCAGCCGATAAAGAAGGGTTACAAACCTTTAGTTGTCCCCGCTTTCTCAAATCATCAGAACCAGCAAGTATCACATCGGCCTATCACAGTCGGCGTGCGGCGTTAGTTGCAGCCATGTCAGCTATCCAACAATACGAACGGGAACTAAGTCACAAATTAATTGCTGGACTCTCAGAAATTCCTGGGTTAAGCTGCTATGGCATCACCGACTCGACTCGTTTAGCTTGGCGGACACCAACAGTAGGTGTAAGACTAGCTAATAAAACCCCTGAAACTATCGCCAAAGCATTAGGCGATCGCGGTATTTTTACATGGCATGGTCATTTTTATGCCCTAGGTTTAATAGAGAGGTTAGGTGTAGAAAATAGTGGTGGTTTACTGCGAATTGGTTTAGCACACTACAACACCGTCGAAGAAATTCATCAGTTGTTGTATCTGTTGCAAGAAATAGCAGAGCTTCCTGATGATTAA
- a CDS encoding cation diffusion facilitator family transporter: protein MQSSQAKQKFQALWTALVLLSVFFCVELSAGIWSHSLSLLADAEHILSDVAALGLALVASWLSQSISKHNVLGRYRLDILAALINGISLACIAGWIVKEALERLQSPDVEILGIPMLTTALIGLGINSFNALYLHGCSHQDLNIRGAFLHLLADVASSVGAVLAAIAVIWLNWTWADGVISLLVAGLIAIFAAYLVIQSIKCLRGQITDITNAACMCSLPAEECSDRAQAEKILFPSLEEMIR from the coding sequence ATGCAATCAAGCCAGGCGAAACAAAAATTTCAGGCTTTGTGGACTGCCTTAGTTTTACTCAGTGTGTTTTTTTGTGTGGAATTGAGTGCAGGAATTTGGAGTCACAGCCTGTCTCTTTTAGCCGATGCTGAACACATTCTCTCGGATGTCGCAGCGTTGGGTTTAGCATTAGTGGCTTCCTGGTTATCTCAATCGATATCGAAGCACAATGTATTAGGACGCTACCGATTAGATATTTTGGCAGCTTTGATAAACGGGATTAGTTTAGCTTGTATTGCGGGCTGGATTGTCAAAGAAGCTTTGGAAAGGTTGCAATCTCCAGATGTTGAGATTCTCGGTATCCCAATGTTAACCACAGCCTTGATTGGCTTGGGCATTAACAGTTTTAATGCTTTATATTTACATGGATGCAGTCATCAAGACTTGAATATCCGGGGTGCTTTTCTGCATCTTTTGGCAGATGTTGCTAGTTCAGTGGGGGCGGTGTTGGCTGCGATCGCAGTTATTTGGCTAAATTGGACATGGGCAGATGGAGTCATTAGTTTATTAGTAGCTGGACTAATAGCTATTTTTGCAGCGTATTTAGTCATTCAGAGTATAAAATGCTTGCGCGGTCAAATTACCGATATTACAAATGCTGCTTGTATGTGTAGTTTACCAGCCGAAGAATGTAGCGATCGCGCCCAAGCAGAGAAAATTTTATTTCCATCTCTAGAAGAGATGATTCGATAG
- the ribH gene encoding 6,7-dimethyl-8-ribityllumazine synthase, which yields MAVFEGTFTQTEPLRFALVIGRFNDLVTAKLLEGCQDCLKRHGVDPNPHGNQVDYVWVPGSFEVPIVARQLALSQRYDAIICLGAVIRGQTPHFDYVSSEVAKGIAAASFQTGVPVIFGILTVDTMQQALERAGIKANHGWDYAMNALEMASLMRKLRSNLTETYTLNPQPLPAAPGQESIVNSQ from the coding sequence ATGGCAGTTTTTGAGGGAACTTTTACTCAAACTGAACCCTTGCGTTTCGCGCTGGTTATTGGTCGATTTAATGACCTTGTTACTGCAAAGCTGCTTGAAGGATGTCAAGATTGCTTAAAACGTCATGGTGTAGACCCCAACCCCCACGGTAATCAAGTCGATTATGTTTGGGTTCCGGGAAGTTTTGAAGTGCCAATTGTTGCACGTCAACTAGCACTTTCCCAGCGTTATGATGCAATCATTTGTTTAGGTGCAGTTATCCGCGGACAAACGCCCCATTTTGATTATGTGTCTTCGGAAGTAGCCAAAGGCATTGCCGCCGCCAGCTTTCAAACCGGAGTTCCGGTAATTTTTGGCATTTTGACAGTAGATACAATGCAGCAAGCCCTAGAAAGGGCAGGAATTAAAGCGAATCATGGCTGGGATTATGCCATGAACGCTCTAGAAATGGCCAGCCTGATGCGGAAGTTACGCTCTAACCTCACAGAGACGTACACTTTAAATCCCCAGCCCTTACCTGCTGCTCCAGGTCAAGAGTCAATCGTTAACAGTCAGTAG
- a CDS encoding glutamate-5-semialdehyde dehydrogenase: MTVEVIQDYPEPMKSAKRAFQASLKLGLTKGVDRSRAVLAMAQAIERSFDDILEANTLDLEASKEMAVPELILDWLKLTPKRLETTVEILRRLGELSDPLRRVRNADYQPEDSQSYSQLMALGVIAFVYEAFPDLGAIAAGLCIKTGNSIILKGSTEASHSNAAIAEVLQNAVEEVGLPPGCVELVTAEHGASVRDLVTQDQYLNLVIPYGRSSLVQQVMRQATCPVLKSAMGNCYLYWSLNGSLEMVRWMILDSHQSEPDPVNAIEKVLIHRQAMPSSLSVLWNSLKEKGFEIKGDAELVEAFPQLQLAKDSEWGNPYLTKTVAFKLVDSLESAIAWINQYSSNHADCIVTESYQESRQFALGVNSASTYINTSPRFSRNPSRGDSVFLGMSNQKGHRRGFISLETLTTVKHIIQGNGRF, encoded by the coding sequence ATGACCGTTGAAGTTATACAAGATTACCCTGAACCAATGAAAAGCGCCAAACGCGCTTTTCAGGCTTCCTTGAAGTTGGGTTTGACCAAGGGAGTAGACCGCAGTCGAGCTGTGTTGGCAATGGCGCAGGCTATAGAAAGGTCTTTTGATGATATTTTAGAAGCCAATACTCTGGATTTAGAAGCTAGTAAAGAAATGGCTGTACCAGAGTTGATTTTAGATTGGCTGAAACTCACCCCCAAACGACTAGAAACCACTGTCGAAATACTACGGCGTTTGGGTGAACTATCAGATCCTCTGCGCCGAGTCAGGAATGCTGACTATCAACCAGAAGACTCTCAAAGTTACTCGCAATTGATGGCTTTGGGAGTGATTGCTTTTGTTTATGAGGCATTTCCTGATTTAGGTGCGATCGCCGCAGGTTTGTGCATTAAAACTGGCAATAGTATCATCCTTAAAGGTAGTACAGAAGCTAGTCATTCTAACGCTGCGATCGCCGAGGTACTGCAAAATGCCGTGGAAGAAGTGGGACTACCACCTGGTTGCGTAGAACTAGTCACCGCCGAACATGGTGCTTCTGTACGGGATTTAGTTACCCAAGACCAGTACCTAAATTTAGTTATCCCCTACGGACGTTCCAGCTTGGTGCAACAGGTAATGCGACAAGCAACTTGCCCAGTGTTAAAATCCGCAATGGGCAACTGTTACCTGTACTGGTCGCTCAATGGCAGTTTAGAGATGGTACGCTGGATGATTCTTGATAGCCATCAAAGCGAACCAGACCCGGTAAATGCGATTGAAAAGGTCTTAATTCACCGCCAAGCTATGCCATCATCATTGTCTGTGCTGTGGAATAGTTTGAAGGAAAAAGGTTTTGAAATCAAAGGTGATGCAGAGTTAGTCGAAGCTTTTCCCCAACTACAACTAGCCAAAGACAGCGAATGGGGCAATCCCTACTTAACTAAGACTGTTGCCTTTAAACTAGTGGATAGTTTAGAAAGTGCGATCGCTTGGATTAACCAATACAGTAGCAATCATGCTGACTGTATTGTGACTGAATCTTATCAAGAAAGCCGACAGTTTGCCCTGGGGGTGAATAGCGCCTCTACCTACATCAACACTTCCCCTCGATTCTCACGCAACCCTTCACGAGGAGACTCAGTATTCTTAGGAATGTCTAACCAAAAAGGCCACCGTCGCGGATTTATTAGCTTGGAAACCTTGACTACCGTCAAGCACATTATTCAAGGAAATGGTAGATTTTAA
- a CDS encoding GlsB/YeaQ/YmgE family stress response membrane protein, giving the protein MNILAWIILGLIAGAIAKAIYPGHQGGGILGTILLGIIGAFVGGSLGVFFSTGNFALAAPTLSIPGILVAVLGAIVAVFLWNLLTRRSAV; this is encoded by the coding sequence ATGAACATTCTTGCTTGGATTATCTTAGGCTTAATTGCTGGTGCTATTGCTAAAGCTATCTACCCTGGTCATCAAGGCGGCGGCATTCTGGGAACAATTTTGTTAGGTATTATTGGTGCATTTGTCGGTGGTAGCTTAGGAGTATTCTTCAGTACGGGAAATTTTGCTCTAGCAGCTCCTACTCTTAGCATCCCTGGTATTTTAGTGGCAGTTTTAGGTGCCATTGTCGCTGTCTTCTTGTGGAACTTGTTAACTCGTCGCAGTGCTGTTTAA
- a CDS encoding AbrB/MazE/SpoVT family DNA-binding domain-containing protein: MVSTIITTTGQVTIPKEIRNYLNLDAGSKVDFVIDENGAVKLIPLNVPVQTLSGILHRPGTKSATLEEMETAIQEGASDCG; this comes from the coding sequence ATGGTTAGCACTATCATCACCACTACAGGACAAGTAACTATTCCTAAAGAAATTAGGAATTATCTTAATCTTGATGCAGGCAGTAAAGTTGATTTTGTTATTGATGAAAATGGTGCAGTCAAGTTAATTCCACTCAATGTTCCTGTGCAAACTTTATCTGGGATTTTACATCGTCCGGGAACCAAAAGTGCAACTTTAGAAGAAATGGAAACAGCAATTCAAGAAGGTGCCAGTGATTGCGGTTGA
- a CDS encoding PIN domain-containing protein codes for MIAVDTNILVRYLTKDDERQWQQASEIIESGEQCFVANIVLCEFVWVLRGKPYQFSREEISNAINLMLQCLTFEFENRSVIYQALQQFQQGKADFSDYLIGAIARQFQCSSTATFDRKLQNEKGFDVFE; via the coding sequence GTGATTGCGGTTGATACAAATATTTTAGTGCGCTATTTAACAAAGGATGATGAAAGGCAATGGCAACAGGCTAGTGAAATTATCGAAAGCGGAGAGCAATGTTTTGTAGCGAATATAGTTCTTTGTGAATTCGTTTGGGTTTTACGAGGAAAGCCTTATCAATTTAGCAGAGAAGAAATTAGCAATGCTATAAATTTGATGTTGCAATGTTTGACGTTTGAGTTTGAAAATCGTTCTGTAATTTATCAAGCATTGCAGCAATTTCAACAAGGAAAGGCTGATTTTTCTGATTATTTAATTGGTGCGATCGCTCGACAGTTTCAGTGTAGTTCGACAGCAACTTTTGATAGAAAATTGCAAAACGAGAAGGGGTTTGATGTTTTTGAGTAA
- a CDS encoding tetratricopeptide repeat protein has translation MARVSYGDEVEARVKKLLERFLAYANDELEDGELYKIAHNWETPQQVIVRTQLRVLAELSSLTTEQVRDSLNALKDFLNILEDLREHKQGSADWHFRLTLWHDKSDKHRNLQKFEAEWQRRREELPGVQRAEGKKTKSLPTRYENIPFSGVVEFVGRETELQNLHRLLRDNQQVAIAAIAGMAGVGKTELALQYANSHRVTYQGGICWLSAVQDVGVQLVDFARNKLQLNIPDDLDLAARVQYCLTKWHEGEVLLVIDNVTNYREEVRCYLESVPARFKQLITTREKLQPPIVRLDLDVLTPLAAMQLLKSIIGRERLRREPLVARRLCKWLGYLPLGLELVGRYLLGDEELSLAEMLQDLENERLKNPALDEAQPEMTAKLGVAAAFELSWRRLRENAQRLGCVLSLFALAPIPWELVDEITINDEAHNWKQARRELLQLHLVQSKGEGISQLYPLLREFFQDKLTGLEQAEKFKRSFCGVMVGVAKDIPETPTIQQIKDVAPKIPHLAEIANNLIQYVSNEDLLWPFVGNARFYNGRGLYNQAITWSEQCLEIAKKRLGEEHPSVATSLNNLAELYLYQGKYSKAEPLYLQALALRRYCLGEEHPDFAISTNNLAYIFLNQGKYSKAEPLFLQALKLMQNLLGEEHLCVATCLKNLALLYNFQGRYCEAELRSRQALKLIRNLLGEEHLDVASCLNNLALIYTSQERYNEAEPFYLRALELTRSLLGEEHPNFASSLNNLALVYTSQERYNKAEPLYLQALELTQSLLGEEHPDVASSLNNLAELYFFQTKYSKAEPLYLQALEIWQRSLGSEHTNVALSLGNLAKLYFFQRKYSKAEIFYSKALNILERSLGVNHPNTITERENLAYVRDRLNSQQ, from the coding sequence ATGGCGCGTGTTAGCTATGGTGATGAAGTCGAAGCGCGGGTAAAGAAACTTTTAGAAAGGTTTTTGGCTTATGCCAATGATGAGTTAGAAGACGGTGAACTTTATAAAATTGCTCACAATTGGGAAACGCCGCAGCAAGTCATAGTGAGAACACAGCTAAGAGTGCTGGCGGAACTTAGCAGTTTAACCACAGAACAAGTCCGAGACTCACTAAATGCACTGAAAGATTTTTTAAACATTCTCGAAGATTTGCGCGAACACAAGCAAGGTTCAGCAGACTGGCACTTTCGCCTAACGCTTTGGCATGATAAAAGCGACAAACACAGGAATTTACAGAAATTTGAGGCAGAATGGCAACGCCGACGAGAAGAATTACCAGGCGTGCAGCGTGCGGAAGGTAAGAAAACTAAATCCTTGCCTACCCGTTACGAAAATATTCCCTTCAGTGGCGTGGTGGAGTTTGTCGGACGTGAAACGGAATTGCAAAACCTCCATCGTTTGTTGCGGGATAATCAACAGGTAGCCATTGCAGCTATTGCGGGGATGGCTGGAGTTGGGAAGACAGAGTTAGCTTTGCAATATGCCAATTCTCACCGCGTCACTTATCAAGGCGGAATTTGCTGGTTATCCGCAGTGCAGGATGTGGGAGTGCAACTGGTGGATTTTGCTCGTAATAAGCTGCAATTGAACATCCCAGATGATTTAGATTTAGCTGCGCGAGTGCAATATTGCCTCACAAAATGGCATGAGGGTGAGGTTTTACTGGTAATTGATAACGTTACTAACTATCGAGAGGAAGTTCGGTGTTATTTAGAGTCTGTTCCGGCTCGGTTTAAGCAGTTAATTACCACGCGGGAGAAATTACAACCGCCGATAGTGCGATTAGATTTAGATGTGCTGACACCACTGGCGGCGATGCAGTTATTAAAATCGATAATTGGTAGGGAAAGACTGCGACGTGAGCCGTTAGTTGCGCGAAGACTTTGTAAGTGGTTGGGATATTTGCCACTGGGTTTAGAATTAGTCGGGCGTTATTTGTTGGGTGATGAAGAGTTATCCCTAGCAGAAATGCTGCAAGACTTGGAAAATGAGCGTTTGAAGAATCCGGCTTTAGATGAAGCTCAACCGGAAATGACTGCTAAGTTGGGTGTTGCTGCTGCTTTTGAGTTGAGTTGGCGACGGTTGCGAGAAAATGCTCAACGTTTAGGCTGTGTTTTGAGTTTATTTGCCTTAGCTCCGATTCCTTGGGAGTTGGTGGATGAGATAACAATAAATGATGAGGCGCACAATTGGAAACAAGCTAGACGTGAGTTGTTACAGTTACATCTAGTTCAGTCTAAAGGTGAGGGAATCTCTCAACTATATCCCTTGCTGCGGGAGTTTTTCCAAGATAAGCTTACAGGTTTAGAACAGGCAGAGAAATTTAAGCGATCGTTTTGCGGAGTAATGGTAGGGGTTGCTAAAGATATTCCTGAAACTCCCACCATTCAGCAAATTAAAGATGTTGCACCGAAAATACCTCATTTAGCAGAAATAGCGAACAATCTCATTCAATATGTCAGCAATGAAGATTTACTTTGGCCATTCGTCGGTAACGCTCGTTTTTACAATGGTCGAGGATTGTATAACCAAGCTATAACTTGGTCTGAACAGTGCCTAGAAATCGCCAAAAAACGCTTAGGGGAAGAACATCCATCTGTCGCTACTAGCCTCAACAACCTAGCGGAACTTTATCTTTACCAAGGAAAATATAGCAAAGCCGAACCTCTGTACCTCCAAGCTTTGGCACTAAGGCGATATTGTTTGGGAGAAGAACATCCAGATTTTGCTATAAGCACGAATAACCTAGCGTATATCTTCTTGAATCAAGGAAAATATAGCAAAGCTGAACCTTTATTTTTGCAAGCTTTAAAACTAATGCAAAATTTGCTGGGAGAGGAACATCTATGTGTTGCTACCTGCCTCAAAAATCTAGCATTACTTTATAATTTCCAAGGAAGATACTGTGAGGCTGAACTGCGATCCCGGCAAGCCTTAAAATTAATACGAAATTTGCTGGGAGAAGAACATCTAGATGTTGCCTCCTGCCTCAACAACCTAGCGTTAATTTACACATCCCAAGAAAGATACAACGAAGCTGAACCCTTTTACCTGCGAGCTTTGGAATTAACACGAAGCCTACTGGGAGAAGAACATCCAAATTTTGCTAGTAGCCTCAACAATCTAGCATTAGTTTACACATCCCAAGAAAGATATAACAAAGCTGAACCCCTGTATCTGCAAGCCTTGGAACTCACACAAAGCCTTCTGGGAGAAGAACATCCAGATGTTGCTAGCAGCTTAAATAATTTAGCCGAACTCTACTTTTTCCAAACAAAATATAGTAAAGCTGAACCCCTTTATCTGCAAGCTTTGGAAATATGGCAACGCTCACTAGGAAGCGAACATACAAATGTTGCTCTAAGCCTCGGTAATCTTGCAAAACTCTACTTCTTCCAAAGAAAATATAGTAAAGCCGAAATTTTTTACAGTAAAGCTTTAAATATTTTAGAAAGGAGCTTAGGCGTAAATCATCCTAATACTATAACTGAGCGTGAAAATTTAGCATATGTGCGCGATCGCCTCAACTCACAACAGTAA
- the pyrE gene encoding orotate phosphoribosyltransferase translates to MTHSTETPTQADIWAATADLATLRHKLLDLFCQLAYQEGDFVLASGLRSTYYINKTQVTLHPQGALAVGRLLFPLLPADTEAVAGLTLGADPIVTAVSVVSVYENRPIPALIIRKEAKGYGTKAYIEGPTLPEGTKIVVLEDVVTTGQSALKAVNRLKDAGYIVEQVIGLVDRKQGGAELYQSVGLKFEALFGIEEVQQRYRELLV, encoded by the coding sequence ATGACGCATTCTACTGAAACCCCTACCCAGGCTGATATTTGGGCGGCCACTGCTGACTTAGCCACTCTGCGCCACAAGCTACTAGACTTATTTTGCCAACTCGCCTATCAAGAAGGTGATTTTGTGTTGGCTTCAGGACTACGTAGTACCTATTACATTAATAAAACCCAGGTAACACTCCATCCCCAAGGCGCTTTAGCCGTTGGACGTTTACTATTTCCCTTACTACCTGCGGATACTGAGGCTGTAGCAGGTTTAACACTAGGCGCTGATCCCATTGTGACAGCAGTGAGTGTGGTTTCTGTTTATGAAAACCGACCCATACCAGCACTAATTATTCGCAAAGAAGCCAAAGGTTACGGAACGAAAGCTTATATTGAAGGCCCAACTTTGCCTGAAGGTACAAAAATCGTAGTTTTGGAAGATGTGGTGACTACTGGTCAGTCTGCCTTAAAAGCGGTAAATCGACTGAAAGATGCAGGATATATTGTTGAGCAAGTAATTGGACTGGTAGACCGCAAGCAAGGAGGCGCAGAACTTTACCAGTCTGTTGGTTTAAAGTTTGAAGCGTTGTTTGGAATTGAAGAAGTTCAACAACGGTATCGGGAATTGCTTGTTTAA
- the queC gene encoding 7-cyano-7-deazaguanine synthase QueC yields the protein MKAVILLSGGLDSSTVLYQAKADGCECYAISFDYQQRHRRELNSAMLVAQTAGVEEHQVVNFDLRKWGGSALTDEKIDVPQARSLEEMSQNIPATYVPARNTIFLSFALGYAEAIAAERVYIGVNALDYSGYPDCRPDYIQAMQEVFRLGTKQGREGNATAIAAPLIHLKKTEIIQLGNKLGVPWHLTWSCYSGADIACGVCDSCRLRLAAFEELGLQDPLAYAAGVGSKE from the coding sequence ATGAAAGCCGTAATTTTGTTGTCTGGGGGATTAGACTCTTCTACTGTACTTTATCAAGCCAAAGCAGATGGTTGTGAGTGCTACGCAATTTCTTTTGATTATCAGCAGCGACATCGCCGAGAGTTAAACTCAGCGATGTTGGTGGCGCAAACTGCTGGTGTAGAAGAACATCAGGTGGTGAATTTTGACTTACGCAAATGGGGTGGTTCAGCACTGACAGATGAAAAAATTGATGTTCCCCAAGCACGTTCTTTGGAGGAGATGTCACAAAATATTCCTGCAACCTACGTACCTGCACGGAATACGATATTTTTAAGTTTTGCCTTGGGTTATGCAGAAGCGATCGCAGCTGAACGTGTGTACATTGGTGTGAATGCTTTGGATTATTCCGGCTATCCTGATTGTCGTCCTGACTACATCCAGGCAATGCAAGAAGTTTTTCGCTTGGGAACCAAACAAGGACGAGAAGGTAATGCAACTGCGATCGCCGCCCCCTTGATTCATCTCAAAAAAACCGAAATCATCCAACTTGGTAACAAATTAGGCGTTCCTTGGCATTTAACTTGGTCTTGCTATAGCGGTGCTGATATTGCCTGTGGAGTCTGTGATTCTTGCCGCTTGCGACTAGCCGCTTTTGAAGAACTGGGATTACAAGATCCACTGGCTTATGCGGCGGGAGTGGGGAGTAAGGAGTAG